The following is a genomic window from Nitrosomonas communis.
CAGAATTTCCTGGTAAATCTTTTGAACTCTCCGCTGCTTCTGCTGATGCAAGCTTCCGTCGTTATTTTCGTATCATAATAGATCAGCAGTCTATTATTGCCATGGATGCGCCACCACAACTGGAAAACTGCGTACCATTTCTGCATGCAGCTGAAGTATTTGCTACCGCTAACATCCATGTACCGACCATATTAGCCCAGAACCTGACACAAGGTTTTTTATTACTTTCAGACTTGGGAAATACGACTTACCTGCAGACACTGGAAACCAATCCGACTGCTGCAGATAGGCTTTATGGCGATGCAACCGATGCACTCATTAAAATTCAACTGATCAGTCAGGCAAATACATTTCCTGAATACGATGCAACGTTACTCAGAAAAGAATTAGACTTATTTCCAGAGTGGTACATTGCCAGACATTTACAAGTAATACTCAATCAAAAGCAAATCAATGACATGATGGCTATTTTTTCACGCATTCTTGAAAATAATCTTGCCCAGCCTAAAGTATTTGTTCATCGGGATTATCATTCCCGCAATTTAATGATGACTACCCCTAATCCTGGTATTCTTGATTTCCAGGATGCAGTATATGGTCCAATTACATACGACCTTGTTTCGTTATTTAAAGATGCCTATATCCATTGGGAAGAAGAACGCATATTAGACTGGGCCATTCGTTACTGGGAAAAAGCACGTAAAGCAGGACTTCCCATTCCAACGGATTTTGCTGATTTTTACCGAGACTTTGAATGGATGGGTGTCCAACGTCATCTTAAAGTATTGGGAATTTTTGCGCGATTGTTTCATCGAGATCATAAAGAAGCCTATCTCAAAGAGATGCCATTGGTCATGACCTATTTACGCAAGGCATGTGAACGCTACCGGGAGCTTCATCCATTGTTTACTCTATTGGATCAGCTTGAAGGCATACAACCTGATACAAAAATGGGTTATACCTTCTAATTAATGCCAAGTCATTCCTTTAAAGCCATGATTCTTGCAGCAGGAAGAGGTGAGCGCATGCGCCCCCTCACCGATACATTGCCCAAA
Proteins encoded in this region:
- a CDS encoding aminoglycoside phosphotransferase family protein, with the protein product MTLDRLQLLENWIKTEFPGKSFELSAASADASFRRYFRIIIDQQSIIAMDAPPQLENCVPFLHAAEVFATANIHVPTILAQNLTQGFLLLSDLGNTTYLQTLETNPTAADRLYGDATDALIKIQLISQANTFPEYDATLLRKELDLFPEWYIARHLQVILNQKQINDMMAIFSRILENNLAQPKVFVHRDYHSRNLMMTTPNPGILDFQDAVYGPITYDLVSLFKDAYIHWEEERILDWAIRYWEKARKAGLPIPTDFADFYRDFEWMGVQRHLKVLGIFARLFHRDHKEAYLKEMPLVMTYLRKACERYRELHPLFTLLDQLEGIQPDTKMGYTF